From Candidatus Hydrogenedentota bacterium, a single genomic window includes:
- a CDS encoding methyltransferase domain-containing protein: MFHEYGGELYPDYLTHGNAAANVLGIAQEYCAGAGIDIGANQWPFPGATPIDDSAAENAHSLDRFPDASLDYVFSSHCLEHLAQWQDALRLWIRKLRPGGILFLYLPHESCALWRPGAPWVGGAHKWSPTWQVLVPFLQSCDMDIVDYNDGRDRYWSFHIVGKRKSETAP, encoded by the coding sequence GTGTTTCACGAATACGGCGGCGAGCTGTATCCCGACTACCTCACCCACGGTAACGCGGCGGCGAATGTTCTCGGCATTGCGCAAGAATATTGCGCCGGCGCCGGCATCGATATCGGCGCGAACCAATGGCCGTTCCCCGGCGCAACACCCATCGACGATTCGGCCGCCGAGAACGCCCATTCTCTCGACCGGTTTCCTGACGCAAGCCTCGATTACGTGTTCAGTTCCCACTGCCTCGAACACCTTGCACAGTGGCAGGACGCGCTCCGGCTCTGGATTCGCAAACTGAGGCCGGGCGGTATACTGTTTCTGTATCTGCCGCACGAATCCTGCGCGCTGTGGCGGCCCGGGGCGCCGTGGGTCGGCGGCGCGCACAAATGGTCCCCCACGTGGCAGGTGCTCGTTCCGTTCCTGCAATCGTGCGATATGGACATCGTCGACTATAACGACGGCCGCGACCGCTATTGGAGTTTTCACATCGTTGGCAAGCGCAAAAGCGAAACGGCCCCGTAA
- a CDS encoding cupin domain-containing protein, whose product MSMATPLSNVREVDLTNATWYQGSRYSYPLRGEHTNDTLAIVDICKRKGTEPPPHVHHREHEVFVLLDADVEFQASADRFTGRPGAVAFLPSGIPHRFAVQQPWGQFLVIVTPAGFDRYLAPFSERATHLDEPPLPSGPPDIPALLARGAEFGIEFVPPNADLASFPCNQPDGLRPIVRQDDEGELLDILGVPVRVKLTSDESGGAMSIFVTNDPPRMGPPLHVHHKEDETFYVIEGDYRARVGGEELALKQGQIAFIPRGVPHTYGNAGTTPGKLLVITTPGGFEHFFRGIDSLCRAGKPSLDALIAVGGKHGIDFVGPPIFA is encoded by the coding sequence ATGAGCATGGCGACACCATTATCGAACGTTCGTGAAGTCGACCTCACCAATGCGACGTGGTACCAGGGCTCACGTTACAGCTATCCCCTGCGCGGGGAGCATACGAACGACACGCTCGCAATTGTGGACATCTGCAAACGGAAAGGCACCGAACCTCCCCCGCATGTGCACCATCGCGAACACGAAGTCTTCGTGCTCCTGGATGCAGACGTTGAATTTCAGGCCTCCGCCGACCGCTTCACAGGCCGGCCCGGCGCCGTCGCATTCCTGCCCAGCGGTATTCCGCACCGCTTCGCTGTTCAACAGCCGTGGGGCCAGTTTCTCGTCATCGTCACGCCTGCGGGGTTCGATCGGTATTTGGCGCCATTCAGCGAACGCGCCACTCATCTCGACGAACCGCCCCTGCCTTCGGGTCCGCCGGATATTCCAGCCCTTCTCGCTCGCGGCGCTGAATTCGGCATCGAGTTTGTTCCACCGAACGCCGACCTCGCGTCGTTTCCGTGCAATCAGCCGGACGGTCTAAGGCCCATTGTTCGCCAGGACGACGAAGGCGAATTACTCGATATCCTCGGCGTTCCCGTCCGCGTGAAACTGACCTCCGACGAGTCAGGCGGCGCGATGTCGATCTTCGTCACCAACGACCCGCCGCGCATGGGTCCGCCGCTGCACGTGCACCACAAGGAAGATGAAACTTTTTATGTCATAGAAGGCGACTACCGCGCGCGCGTCGGTGGCGAGGAGTTGGCATTGAAGCAGGGACAAATTGCGTTTATTCCACGCGGCGTCCCGCATACGTACGGCAATGCCGGGACGACGCCCGGCAAGCTGTTGGTCATCACAACGCCCGGCGGGTTCGAGCACTTCTTCCGCGGCATCGACTCCCTCTGCCGCGCGGGTAAACCGTCGCTGGATGCGCTCATCGCCGTCGGCGGGAAACACGGCATCGATTTTGTCGGCCCGCCGATCTTCGCGTAG
- a CDS encoding DUF5615 family PIN-like protein: MARLFADENLPILVVTALRLLGHDIRTAHESVSAIAGCSDRAILNHASTDAPAVVTLDRRHFIRLHAESGLHFGIIVCSSDTDFESLAARINDAISLVEDLRGQLLRINRPQRLEEETR; the protein is encoded by the coding sequence TTGGCGAGGCTGTTCGCGGACGAAAACTTACCGATTCTCGTCGTCACCGCCCTTCGCCTGCTTGGTCACGATATTCGAACTGCACACGAATCAGTAAGCGCAATCGCAGGGTGTTCTGACCGCGCGATTCTTAATCACGCATCGACGGACGCGCCTGCGGTCGTAACGCTCGATCGAAGGCATTTCATTCGGCTGCATGCGGAATCGGGTCTGCATTTCGGAATTATCGTGTGTTCATCGGACACCGATTTCGAGTCGCTTGCCGCGCGCATCAACGATGCTATTTCATTGGTCGAAGATTTGCGTGGCCAGTTGCTACGCATTAACAGACCACAAAGGTTAGAAGAAGAAACGCGATGA